In the genome of Kineosporia corallincola, one region contains:
- a CDS encoding choice-of-anchor M domain-containing protein has translation MPGPARRSRTAGALLLIVVPVVVLISAWTAGSSYAAVWNGRLVLDSGHVDAVHVTLDGERLSVRLREDVTGSHVLHDAQDVVLQVGDAARFAIPDVPGFEFLGPEGASTWLIPEVQEPDVVWAGWDTEEIETGELRDDAITMELSEVEGPGTVHIFNNGPVGEAVMLFDPQSGLRTHSVPVNAHVHANWAFSAPGSYELTFRASAVTAAGTPVQGSATYQFVVGDLPDAGPSPSDPGTTPTTTETTPAPTDPSTTTPDPTTPDPTTPAPSPTDSASTPPTTEPCPDDPPSTEPSTGGTPKPTGSSPTEPPDGGGHYVTQSIRATIGDDDGGLVLSVDPQDRSVTLPAATLDPSGNHWSSGGELRPVTVTDTRTGSPGWNASGQISDFTGDTGQFPGKHLGWTPRIITQPSRTTVTPGAIVAPALATGDGLTHSSTLATATAGTGRGVTVLGAALELTVPADVETGDYRATLTLTVI, from the coding sequence GTGCCAGGTCCTGCCCGCCGTTCCCGAACGGCCGGGGCCCTGCTCCTGATCGTCGTACCGGTCGTCGTCCTGATCTCGGCCTGGACCGCTGGATCCTCGTACGCCGCCGTGTGGAACGGCCGGCTCGTGCTCGATTCCGGGCATGTCGACGCCGTGCACGTCACCCTGGACGGTGAGCGGCTCTCGGTCCGCCTGCGTGAGGACGTCACCGGCTCGCACGTGCTGCACGATGCCCAGGACGTCGTCCTCCAGGTCGGTGACGCCGCGAGGTTCGCGATCCCGGACGTTCCCGGTTTCGAGTTCCTCGGGCCGGAGGGCGCCAGCACCTGGCTGATCCCCGAGGTGCAGGAACCCGACGTGGTCTGGGCCGGGTGGGACACCGAGGAGATCGAGACCGGCGAACTGCGGGACGACGCCATCACGATGGAGCTGAGCGAGGTCGAAGGTCCCGGCACCGTGCACATTTTCAACAACGGACCGGTCGGCGAGGCGGTGATGCTGTTCGACCCGCAGAGCGGGCTGCGCACCCACAGCGTTCCGGTGAACGCACACGTCCATGCGAACTGGGCGTTCTCGGCGCCGGGATCGTACGAACTGACCTTCCGGGCCTCAGCCGTCACGGCCGCCGGCACACCGGTGCAGGGATCGGCCACCTACCAGTTCGTCGTCGGCGACCTTCCGGACGCTGGCCCCTCACCGAGCGATCCCGGCACCACCCCCACGACGACGGAAACCACCCCGGCACCGACGGATCCCAGCACCACGACCCCCGATCCCACGACCCCCGATCCCACGACCCCCGCTCCCAGCCCGACGGACTCGGCCTCCACGCCCCCGACCACCGAGCCGTGCCCGGACGATCCGCCGTCGACCGAACCGTCCACCGGTGGCACGCCGAAGCCCACCGGCAGCTCCCCGACCGAACCTCCGGACGGCGGCGGCCACTACGTGACACAGAGCATCCGCGCCACGATCGGCGACGATGACGGCGGGCTGGTCCTCAGCGTCGACCCCCAGGACCGGTCCGTGACCCTGCCCGCCGCAACCCTCGACCCCTCCGGCAACCACTGGAGCTCCGGCGGAGAACTGCGGCCCGTCACCGTGACCGACACCCGCACCGGCTCCCCCGGCTGGAACGCCAGCGGCCAGATCAGCGACTTCACCGGCGACACCGGCCAGTTCCCCGGCAAGCACCTCGGCTGGACCCCCAGAATCATCACCCAGCCCAGCCGGACCACCGTCACCCCCGGAGCCATCGTCGCCCCCGCCCTGGCCACCGGTGACGGCCTCACCCACTCCTCCACTCTCGCCACCGCCACCGCCGGAACCGGCCGCGGCGTCACCGTCCTCGGTGCGGCACTCGAACTCACTGTGCCCGCCGACGTCGAAACCGGCGACTACCGTGCCACTCTCACCCTCACGGTGATCTGA
- a CDS encoding sortase — MDGEKPQNGPRWHSLWRILADGLGRLLTTGALVVLLFVVHQYWVTDLRAAQAQEDLRRQMVQAQGAGRPATARAPQAAGDPAEVRLSGIDVETAGPLPAGTVGLLRIPRIGMELVVLEGAGRGSLQQGPGHVRGTAVPGQAGNSVIVGHRTTWGAPFGKLDRLRPGDRIEITTDSGRSDYVVAAPDGQGLGREESGHLIIDPDDLGVLDQDRSRSRLTLITCHPRFSASNRLVVVADLAGEPDRVAGTASPQDGDRESLATTDFLAFSSPSASGWRDACAPAAAALLCWFVSGRLAVSRDRRRWRVVVRAVFWRGLGLALAAYPFSVAFDRLAPLLPIGG; from the coding sequence GTGGACGGCGAAAAGCCCCAGAACGGACCTCGGTGGCACAGCCTGTGGCGGATCCTGGCGGACGGCCTGGGCCGGTTGCTGACGACCGGCGCGCTCGTCGTCCTGCTGTTCGTCGTCCATCAGTACTGGGTCACCGATCTGCGGGCCGCGCAGGCGCAGGAAGATCTCCGGCGGCAGATGGTGCAGGCCCAGGGTGCCGGGCGCCCCGCGACGGCACGCGCTCCGCAGGCGGCCGGCGATCCGGCCGAGGTGAGGCTCTCCGGCATCGACGTCGAGACGGCGGGGCCACTTCCTGCGGGAACCGTTGGCCTGCTCCGGATTCCGCGCATCGGGATGGAGCTGGTCGTGCTGGAGGGAGCCGGCCGGGGCAGTCTGCAACAAGGACCGGGCCACGTGCGGGGCACCGCCGTGCCGGGGCAGGCCGGCAACAGCGTGATCGTGGGGCACCGCACCACCTGGGGTGCGCCCTTCGGCAAGCTGGACCGGTTGCGCCCGGGCGACCGGATCGAGATCACCACGGACTCCGGCCGCAGTGACTACGTCGTCGCAGCCCCGGACGGTCAGGGGCTGGGACGCGAGGAGTCCGGCCACCTGATCATCGACCCGGACGATCTGGGGGTGCTGGACCAGGACCGCTCCCGCAGCCGGCTGACGCTGATCACCTGTCACCCACGGTTCAGCGCGAGCAACCGCCTGGTCGTCGTCGCGGACCTGGCCGGCGAGCCGGATCGGGTGGCCGGTACCGCCTCGCCGCAGGACGGGGACCGCGAAAGTCTCGCCACAACGGACTTCCTGGCCTTCAGCAGCCCGTCGGCGAGCGGGTGGCGCGACGCCTGCGCACCTGCCGCCGCGGCGCTGCTGTGCTGGTTCGTGAGTGGGCGCCTGGCCGTCAGCCGCGACCGCCGCCGGTGGCGTGTCGTCGTGCGGGCCGTCTTCTGGCGCGGGCTGGGACTGGCGCTGGCCGCCTACCCGTTCTCCGTCGCCTTCGACCGGCTGGCCCCGCTGCTGCCGATCGGCGGGTGA
- a CDS encoding anchored repeat ABC transporter, substrate-binding protein — protein sequence MTRPARRWPAVLLALALALSACTAKPLLTAGSGRLQVITTTGILRDLVRNVAGDRADVVSLVPDNGDPHTYEPTLRDARNVVYADVAFSNYAMLEEQNVIRTLDSNLVDDAVNVSLAEESVKYAAEIIPLVEHVDLDTVWLGLRARGEGASYGADRSSQVLLSATAATGPGEVYAYLTGSFGDTDVYFDSSDGFDAADGYRDDTMSLPADAHTHLSWAFTEPGVYTLTLKARIQVDETARPVDLDEQTFTFAVGVNPAQAGVPNPVVLDEGHADLTADLGTGALEVLHDPSGGGEATQKTYRPAEVVVDVPAKALEEVPSGSQYAFLGRPGTQVYQLAQAVLGKHVHGEIDPHLWQDVRNGMAYVQLIRDTLIAADPAGAGQYAANASAYLDELEQTDDYVRETIAAIPEANRYLVTTHDAFGYLADAYDVNVAGFVTPNPATEPSLADRRKLTRTIRSLDVPAVFLEPNLAARSATLTEVAAEQDVQVCAIYGDTFDDEVTSYVQMMRFNADSLRRCLSPR from the coding sequence ATGACCCGGCCCGCACGGCGGTGGCCCGCCGTCCTCCTGGCGCTCGCCCTCGCGCTGTCGGCCTGCACCGCGAAACCCCTGCTGACCGCCGGATCCGGCCGCCTGCAAGTGATCACGACCACCGGCATCCTGCGCGACCTGGTGAGAAACGTCGCCGGTGACCGCGCGGACGTCGTCTCCCTCGTGCCGGACAACGGCGACCCGCACACCTACGAGCCGACGTTGCGCGATGCCCGCAACGTCGTCTACGCCGACGTCGCTTTCAGCAACTACGCGATGCTGGAGGAGCAGAACGTCATCAGGACGCTGGACTCCAACCTCGTCGACGACGCCGTGAACGTCTCGCTGGCCGAGGAGTCGGTGAAGTACGCGGCCGAGATCATCCCCCTGGTCGAGCACGTCGACCTGGACACCGTCTGGCTGGGGCTGCGCGCCCGGGGCGAGGGTGCCTCGTACGGCGCCGACCGCAGCTCCCAGGTCCTGCTGTCGGCGACGGCGGCCACCGGACCGGGCGAAGTGTACGCCTACCTGACCGGATCCTTCGGCGACACGGACGTCTACTTCGACTCCTCCGACGGTTTCGACGCCGCCGACGGGTACCGCGACGACACCATGAGCCTGCCCGCGGACGCCCACACGCACCTGTCCTGGGCCTTCACCGAACCCGGCGTGTACACGCTGACGCTGAAGGCCCGGATCCAGGTGGACGAGACCGCCCGCCCGGTCGACCTCGACGAGCAGACGTTCACCTTCGCGGTCGGGGTCAACCCCGCCCAGGCCGGGGTGCCGAACCCGGTGGTGCTCGACGAGGGGCACGCGGACCTCACCGCCGACCTGGGCACCGGTGCGCTGGAGGTGCTGCACGACCCATCCGGCGGTGGGGAGGCGACGCAGAAGACGTACCGCCCCGCCGAGGTCGTCGTGGACGTCCCGGCCAAGGCGCTGGAGGAGGTCCCGTCCGGCTCGCAGTACGCCTTCCTGGGCCGGCCCGGCACTCAGGTCTACCAGCTGGCTCAGGCCGTGCTCGGCAAGCACGTCCACGGGGAGATCGACCCGCACCTGTGGCAGGACGTGCGCAACGGCATGGCCTACGTGCAGCTGATCCGCGACACCCTGATCGCCGCCGATCCCGCGGGCGCAGGGCAGTACGCCGCCAACGCCTCCGCCTATCTCGACGAGCTCGAGCAGACCGACGACTACGTGCGCGAGACGATCGCCGCGATCCCCGAGGCGAACCGTTATCTGGTCACCACCCACGACGCCTTCGGCTACCTGGCCGACGCCTACGACGTGAACGTGGCCGGGTTCGTCACCCCCAACCCGGCGACCGAACCGTCGCTGGCCGACCGCCGCAAGCTCACCCGGACCATCCGGTCGCTCGACGTGCCCGCCGTGTTCCTCGAACCCAACCTCGCGGCCCGCTCCGCCACCCTCACCGAGGTCGCCGCCGAGCAGGATGTGCAGGTGTGCGCGATCTACGGCGACACCTTCGACGACGAGGTCACCAGCTACGTCCAGATGATGCGGTTCAACGCCGACTCCCTGCGCCGCTGCCTCTCCCCCCGCTAG
- a CDS encoding choice-of-anchor M domain-containing protein produces MGSARIGRFLGSPGGRAKVAGALTAALGGALVLVTALAPSASAADWNGRLVLAQGHLDAVHLELEGSALSVGLREDITGNKVIRASDEVVIQVTDAARQTIPSDASYAFLGEAGDEFWLIPQVQDPDVVWAGWDTEEIETGDVRDDQVTLTLTNVSGPGSPVRIYSTGTFGQPTPLIDNLAGLVDITVPSNSHVHANWAFFEPGLYELTFQASAVTAAGTPVQGSATYQFVVGDLPSTDPEPTPTDPGSTPPPTTTPTTTASPTGSPTDPPAGGNSSVTQSIRATIGDDDGGLVLSVDPEDRSVILPAASLDPSGNHWSAGGELRPVTVTDTRTGSPGWNVAGQVSDFTGDTGQFPGKHLGWTPKILDQATGTAVTPGATVLPALTSGDGLAHSSTLAVAPAGTGRGVTVLGAGLELDVPAETETGSYEATLTLTVI; encoded by the coding sequence ATGGGTTCAGCACGGATCGGCAGGTTCCTCGGTTCCCCGGGCGGGCGGGCGAAGGTCGCCGGCGCCCTGACAGCGGCCCTGGGCGGAGCGCTCGTTCTGGTCACCGCGCTCGCCCCGAGTGCCTCCGCCGCGGACTGGAACGGGCGCCTGGTCCTGGCCCAGGGACATCTGGACGCCGTTCACCTGGAACTGGAGGGCTCGGCGCTGTCGGTCGGGCTGCGCGAGGACATCACCGGCAACAAGGTGATCCGCGCGTCCGACGAGGTGGTGATCCAGGTGACCGACGCCGCCCGGCAGACGATTCCCTCCGACGCCTCCTACGCCTTCCTCGGCGAGGCCGGTGACGAGTTCTGGCTGATCCCGCAGGTGCAGGACCCCGACGTGGTCTGGGCCGGCTGGGACACCGAGGAGATCGAGACCGGTGACGTGCGCGACGACCAGGTGACCCTGACCCTGACGAACGTGTCGGGTCCCGGATCGCCGGTGAGGATCTACTCCACCGGGACCTTCGGGCAGCCGACACCGCTGATCGACAACCTCGCGGGCCTGGTCGACATCACCGTGCCCAGCAACTCCCACGTGCACGCGAACTGGGCGTTCTTCGAACCGGGGCTGTACGAGCTGACGTTCCAGGCCTCGGCCGTCACGGCCGCGGGAACACCGGTCCAGGGCTCCGCGACGTACCAGTTCGTCGTCGGTGACCTGCCCTCGACCGACCCGGAACCGACCCCCACCGATCCCGGGAGCACGCCCCCGCCCACCACCACGCCGACGACCACTGCCTCACCGACCGGTTCCCCCACCGATCCCCCTGCCGGCGGAAACAGCTCGGTGACGCAGAGCATTCGCGCCACGATCGGCGACGACGACGGCGGACTGGTCCTCAGCGTGGACCCTGAGGACCGGTCCGTGATACTCCCCGCCGCATCCCTCGACCCCTCCGGCAACCACTGGAGCGCCGGCGGCGAACTGCGGCCCGTCACCGTGACCGACACTCGCACCGGATCCCCCGGCTGGAACGTCGCCGGGCAGGTCAGCGACTTCACCGGCGACACCGGACAATTCCCCGGCAAGCACCTCGGCTGGACCCCGAAAATCCTTGATCAGGCGACCGGCACGGCCGTCACTCCCGGTGCTACCGTACTTCCCGCTCTCACCTCCGGCGACGGCCTGGCCCACTCCTCCACCCTCGCCGTCGCCCCCGCCGGAACCGGCCGCGGCGTCACCGTCCTCGGTGCCGGTCTCGAGCTCGACGTCCCGGCCGAGACCGAGACCGGTTCTTATGAAGCCACTCTCACCCTCACGGTGATCTGA
- a CDS encoding choice-of-anchor M domain-containing protein, with amino-acid sequence MSRRTARQRLAARTGLCALLVACLLGAGPAALAAGRGGTDDPQLEQHLDELAVVDGERVLDSGHVDLGPKFDDGRWSLLVHDDVAQADGGATSVWRHPDQTVFSVSDAARMAMPEDDAYSFLGSAPGQDVYVVPQTQNPGVVWLGWNTQDPEVMERIDRGVTLSLTGVQGPGKLSVYLQSGSFGAPDVLWRSDTAQAQPFWVDVNTHTHANWVFTEPGVYLLGLRASAELTDGSSVSDTQYLRFAVGSSASTDDALTETWTGPAEESAEDAASAPDPDPDSGQDPLTDKGFLLLAGLVAGTALLAVATLVLTVRGGRARRRALEAPGEDGQP; translated from the coding sequence ATGTCCCGAAGGACCGCACGACAACGCCTCGCCGCCCGCACCGGCCTCTGCGCCCTGCTCGTGGCCTGCCTGCTGGGCGCCGGGCCCGCCGCCCTCGCAGCGGGCCGGGGCGGCACCGACGACCCCCAGCTCGAACAGCATCTCGACGAGCTCGCCGTGGTCGACGGCGAGCGCGTGCTCGACTCCGGGCACGTTGACCTGGGCCCGAAGTTCGACGACGGACGGTGGAGCCTGCTCGTCCACGACGACGTGGCCCAGGCCGACGGCGGCGCGACCAGCGTGTGGCGGCACCCGGACCAGACCGTGTTCAGCGTCAGCGACGCCGCCAGAATGGCCATGCCCGAGGACGATGCGTACTCCTTTCTCGGGTCCGCACCGGGCCAGGACGTCTACGTGGTGCCGCAGACCCAGAATCCCGGCGTGGTCTGGCTGGGCTGGAACACCCAGGATCCCGAGGTCATGGAACGTATCGACCGCGGCGTCACGCTGTCGCTGACCGGGGTGCAGGGACCGGGCAAGCTCAGCGTGTACCTCCAGTCCGGCTCGTTCGGCGCCCCGGACGTGCTGTGGCGGTCGGACACCGCTCAGGCGCAGCCCTTCTGGGTCGACGTGAACACCCACACCCACGCGAACTGGGTCTTCACCGAGCCCGGTGTCTACCTGCTGGGGCTGCGTGCCTCGGCGGAACTGACCGACGGCAGCAGTGTCAGCGACACCCAGTACCTGCGGTTCGCGGTCGGCTCCTCGGCCTCCACCGACGACGCCCTGACCGAGACCTGGACCGGCCCTGCCGAGGAATCTGCCGAGGACGCCGCGAGCGCTCCGGACCCTGATCCGGATTCCGGCCAGGATCCCTTGACGGACAAGGGTTTTCTGCTGCTGGCCGGTCTGGTCGCCGGGACCGCCCTGCTGGCCGTGGCGACTCTGGTGCTGACGGTCCGGGGCGGCCGGGCCCGGCGGCGGGCGCTGGAGGCCCCGGGCGAGGACGGGCAGCCGTGA
- a CDS encoding anchored repeat-type ABC transporter permease subunit, protein MNPVQFLTDLTNPDLAFLPKALAVAVMSSVVCGVIGCYVVLRGMAFIGDAVSHAVFPGLAVAFVVSGNLVLGGTVAGVATAVLVAVFSQNRRLHEDSVIGVLFVAAFALGVVIISQAPGYAGSLQQFLFGSITGIPDSDLYVVAVTGLLVLLAVFAFHKEFVTVSLDRESARALGLRVFWLDLALYVLVTLAVVISVQTIGNILVLALLVTPAATARLLTDRLGVMMLLAPVVGGLSALVGLYVSWSWDLPTGGTIVLVLTALFLLAWFLSPTQGLLARLRPGMPHPPIGSSGASRSKATENG, encoded by the coding sequence ATGAACCCGGTCCAGTTCCTCACCGACCTGACCAACCCGGACCTGGCGTTCCTGCCCAAGGCGCTGGCCGTGGCGGTGATGTCGTCCGTGGTGTGCGGTGTCATCGGCTGTTACGTCGTGCTGCGCGGGATGGCGTTCATCGGCGACGCCGTCTCGCATGCCGTGTTCCCGGGCCTGGCGGTCGCTTTCGTCGTCTCGGGCAATCTCGTGCTGGGTGGCACCGTGGCCGGGGTCGCGACCGCGGTGCTCGTGGCCGTGTTCTCGCAGAACCGGCGCCTGCACGAGGACTCCGTCATCGGCGTCCTGTTCGTGGCGGCCTTCGCCCTGGGCGTGGTGATCATCTCCCAGGCGCCCGGTTACGCCGGTAGCCTCCAGCAGTTCCTGTTCGGCTCGATCACCGGCATCCCCGACTCCGACCTGTACGTCGTGGCCGTCACCGGTCTGCTCGTGCTGCTGGCGGTGTTCGCGTTTCACAAGGAGTTCGTCACCGTGTCGCTGGACCGGGAGTCCGCGCGGGCGCTGGGTCTTCGGGTGTTCTGGCTCGACCTGGCGCTGTACGTCCTGGTCACCCTGGCGGTGGTGATCAGCGTGCAGACCATCGGGAACATCCTGGTGCTGGCGCTGCTGGTGACGCCGGCGGCCACGGCCCGGCTGCTGACCGACCGGCTCGGCGTGATGATGCTGCTGGCCCCCGTGGTCGGCGGGCTGTCGGCGCTCGTGGGGCTGTATGTCTCCTGGTCGTGGGACCTGCCCACCGGCGGCACGATCGTGCTGGTGCTGACCGCCCTGTTCCTGCTGGCCTGGTTCCTGTCCCCGACCCAGGGGCTGCTGGCCAGGCTACGGCCCGGCATGCCTCACCCGCCGATCGGCAGCAGCGGGGCCAGCCGGTCGAAGGCGACGGAGAACGGGTAG
- a CDS encoding choice-of-anchor M domain-containing protein has product MLALAPAPAAPSPPSTSELRDGHADLGPVYQDGRWQIQLKDDTSGTTRWRDPAGVGLRISDAARHPLPDDSDYAFLGSPGDEVYLIPQTQVSGVLWLGWNTQHPSLDRRQISDVAFSLHDLTGPGNLHVYLDYSGFRAPQQLWDGTDVTQTIDVLPGVHTHANWAFSAPGDYHAVFTATLTPRDGDKVSASADLHFLVSDSATTTATSSRSSVPVGPVAAAAAVVVTAVVVPVVARRRRRGARR; this is encoded by the coding sequence ATGCTGGCGCTCGCGCCTGCCCCGGCCGCGCCCAGCCCGCCCAGCACGTCCGAACTGCGCGACGGGCACGCCGATCTCGGCCCGGTGTACCAGGACGGCCGGTGGCAGATCCAGCTCAAGGACGACACGTCCGGCACCACACGCTGGCGCGACCCGGCCGGCGTCGGCCTACGGATCAGCGACGCCGCCCGCCACCCCCTGCCGGACGACAGCGACTACGCCTTCCTCGGCTCCCCCGGTGACGAGGTCTACCTGATTCCACAGACGCAGGTCTCGGGCGTGCTGTGGCTCGGCTGGAACACCCAGCACCCCAGCCTCGACCGGCGACAGATCAGCGACGTCGCCTTCAGCCTGCACGATCTCACCGGCCCCGGGAACCTGCACGTCTATCTGGACTACAGCGGATTCCGTGCACCGCAACAACTCTGGGACGGCACCGACGTCACCCAGACCATCGACGTCCTCCCCGGCGTCCACACGCACGCCAACTGGGCCTTCAGCGCCCCCGGCGACTACCACGCCGTGTTCACCGCCACGCTGACCCCGCGCGACGGCGACAAGGTCTCCGCATCAGCCGATCTCCACTTCCTGGTCAGCGACAGCGCCACCACCACCGCAACCTCCTCCCGGTCATCCGTCCCCGTCGGGCCGGTGGCCGCCGCGGCAGCCGTCGTCGTCACAGCCGTCGTCGTGCCGGTCGTGGCCCGGCGACGCCGGCGAGGTGCCCGCCGATGA
- a CDS encoding choice-of-anchor M domain-containing protein — MQYIHPGARAARLGLTGAFLGALIALAPAVPASAQSTARTPDGRTVLGAGVHVDAIYPEIENGELDVRALTPDGVVDTDEVALHLPATDTSHVKLPAGYEFLAPEGTEAWVTTEAQDPSVVWPGWSFEGIERGVLQGTVEIAYDSMSYAGDSDDPRFAITQPGGFDGTKVTPVIVPGTVFTSTSGEVGAHTHATWSFTAEGTYDIDFTVNATLADGKEISDDATVRFVVGDLPTGKTDPEPVTDPEATDSIQALTVVPSKVDAEYFVGQTINLTALSPEAGEKDTYRWYTTAPGASEAVQATDQTTNVFSTKPIRSIDGSSVYVERVDGDGEVAETSEPITLGVRANVPTTTLTVAADKDTYAAGETAKFTSTQSPQTEDEHYHWYLKTADATEYEWIPESRLADQELEITPEMNGATITTRLFNADHAVLAEAAPIRLSVTGDDVTPLEVTSDRSGYATGDTATFQASGLDDGATVAWSVRKAGENVFEPLDAGTGTSITPAVGADWDGAEIQAVASQNGEVTAQGSLLSIHTTDSASAQEAGGDEAQESSGSVVLWIVVAVVAILVIAAIVLLVLRRRGRTPVRDEEETKADA; from the coding sequence CCCGGCGGTGCCCGCCTCCGCGCAGTCCACGGCCCGGACGCCGGACGGCCGGACGGTCCTGGGCGCCGGCGTGCACGTGGACGCGATCTACCCGGAGATCGAGAACGGCGAGCTCGACGTCAGGGCCCTCACCCCGGACGGCGTCGTGGACACCGACGAGGTCGCCCTCCACCTTCCCGCGACCGACACCTCGCACGTGAAACTTCCTGCCGGGTACGAGTTCCTGGCACCGGAGGGCACCGAGGCCTGGGTGACTACCGAGGCCCAGGACCCGTCCGTGGTCTGGCCCGGCTGGTCGTTCGAGGGCATCGAGCGCGGAGTACTCCAGGGAACCGTCGAGATCGCCTACGACAGCATGAGTTACGCCGGTGACTCGGACGACCCGCGGTTCGCGATCACTCAGCCGGGCGGCTTCGACGGCACCAAGGTCACCCCGGTCATCGTGCCCGGCACGGTGTTCACGTCCACCAGCGGCGAGGTCGGGGCGCACACGCACGCCACCTGGTCGTTCACCGCCGAGGGCACCTACGACATCGACTTCACGGTCAACGCGACCCTCGCCGACGGCAAGGAGATCTCCGACGACGCCACGGTGCGCTTCGTGGTCGGCGACCTGCCGACCGGGAAGACCGACCCGGAACCGGTCACCGATCCAGAGGCCACCGACTCGATCCAGGCGCTGACCGTGGTGCCGAGCAAGGTCGACGCGGAGTACTTCGTCGGGCAGACGATCAACTTGACCGCGCTGTCCCCGGAAGCCGGTGAGAAAGACACCTACCGCTGGTACACCACCGCGCCGGGCGCGTCCGAGGCGGTGCAGGCCACCGACCAGACCACGAACGTGTTCTCCACCAAGCCGATTCGCTCGATCGACGGCTCCAGCGTCTATGTCGAGCGGGTTGACGGTGACGGCGAGGTGGCCGAGACCTCCGAGCCGATCACGCTCGGCGTGCGGGCCAACGTCCCCACCACCACCCTGACCGTGGCCGCCGACAAGGACACGTACGCCGCCGGCGAGACGGCGAAGTTCACCTCCACGCAGAGCCCGCAGACCGAGGACGAGCACTACCACTGGTATCTCAAGACGGCTGACGCGACCGAGTACGAGTGGATTCCCGAATCCCGCCTGGCCGACCAGGAACTCGAGATCACCCCGGAGATGAACGGGGCCACGATCACCACCCGCCTGTTCAACGCCGACCACGCGGTGCTGGCCGAGGCCGCACCGATCCGCCTGAGCGTCACCGGCGACGACGTCACGCCGCTCGAGGTCACCTCCGACCGGTCCGGGTACGCCACCGGTGACACCGCGACCTTCCAGGCATCCGGCCTCGACGACGGCGCCACCGTGGCCTGGTCGGTGCGCAAGGCCGGGGAGAACGTCTTCGAGCCCCTCGACGCCGGCACCGGCACCTCGATCACCCCGGCCGTCGGCGCCGACTGGGACGGCGCCGAGATCCAGGCCGTCGCGAGCCAGAACGGCGAAGTGACCGCTCAGGGAAGCCTTCTGAGCATTCACACCACCGACTCCGCCTCCGCCCAGGAAGCCGGCGGTGACGAGGCGCAGGAGTCCTCGGGTTCCGTCGTCCTCTGGATCGTCGTGGCCGTGGTGGCGATCCTGGTGATCGCCGCGATCGTCCTGCTGGTCCTGCGCCGCCGTGGCCGCACCCCGGTCAGGGACGAGGAAGAGACGAAGGCCGACGCCTGA
- a CDS encoding anchored repeat-type ABC transporter ATP-binding subunit, producing the protein MDLGGRPVLESVNLTARRGELLALIGPNGAGKTTLLRTVLGLLRPRAGRVLVEGVPARPGRASIGYVPQRHEFAWDFPVSVAGVVMTGLTGRLGLLRRPGAAQWEAVAEALDRVRMRELAERPVGQLSGGQRQRVLVARALVLRPSVLLLDEPFTGLDLPTQELLSVLFTDLAREGRAVVMTTHDLLGAIDGSDRIALLNRTVVAAGAPKDLAAEPELWSTTFGVGEDSALIRMLKAVA; encoded by the coding sequence GTGGACCTGGGGGGACGCCCGGTGCTGGAGTCGGTGAACCTCACCGCCCGGCGTGGTGAGCTTCTCGCCCTGATCGGGCCGAACGGCGCGGGCAAGACCACGTTGCTGCGCACCGTTCTGGGGTTGCTGCGCCCCCGGGCCGGACGGGTGCTGGTCGAGGGTGTGCCGGCCCGGCCCGGGCGGGCCTCGATCGGGTACGTGCCGCAGCGGCACGAGTTTGCCTGGGATTTCCCGGTTTCCGTGGCCGGCGTGGTGATGACGGGCCTGACCGGCCGGCTGGGCCTGCTGCGCCGGCCGGGGGCCGCCCAGTGGGAGGCTGTGGCCGAGGCTCTGGACCGGGTGCGCATGCGGGAGCTCGCCGAGCGTCCCGTCGGGCAGTTGTCGGGAGGTCAGCGGCAGCGGGTCCTGGTGGCCCGGGCTCTGGTGCTGCGCCCGTCGGTGCTGTTGCTCGACGAGCCGTTCACCGGTCTGGACCTGCCCACCCAGGAACTGCTGTCGGTGTTGTTCACCGATCTGGCCCGGGAGGGGCGCGCCGTGGTGATGACCACGCACGACCTGCTGGGTGCCATCGACGGGTCGGACCGGATCGCCCTGCTGAACCGGACCGTGGTGGCGGCCGGCGCCCCGAAGGACCTGGCCGCCGAACCTGAACTGTGGAGCACGACCTTCGGGGTCGGCGAGGACTCCGCCCTGATCCGCATGCTGAAGGCGGTCGCCTGA